The segment TATGAATTACAggtcatttttatttacttcaaGTCAAATACAGAAGTCTAGCACATATCAGTGATGCGCCTCATGCTCATCCACCTCATGCCGCTCATGCCCATGTCCCTGAAGCTCCTGTACTCGCCAGGCCTCAGGTACATCATCCTGCCTCTGTAGTGGGGATGCTCATACATCAGCCAGTGGCCGTCCATCACgtggctggacatgcagtcgGACATACGGTAACGGTCCATGATGTTGTCACAGTCGTCCATCAGCTCATTCATCTGACCACCGAAGTTCTCCCTCTCGTAGATCCTCATCCTGAACTGGCCTCTGTGCTGTAATACAACAAAATCAGGAAAGTGTAAGTATGGGCATAACCGAACATTTTACAACTAACAATgaagtttaaacaaaaaatcaaaGGGATGTGTTGATGAGATCTCTTACATAGGGGATCATCCTGCAGGATCTGATGTTGTCAAACATCATTCCCATGCTCATCATGCGCTGCATATCATGGTACTCTCCCCTCCTCAAGAAGAACTGCATGCCCATGTAGTTGGGACGCTCGTAGACCATGAAGCAGCCGCTCTCCACCCTGCAGGACTGGCACCTGCTCAGGTAGGAGGACATGTCAGAGCAGTCGCTCATGCACTCATAGGAGCGACCCTGGAAGTTCCTCTCCTCGTAGAAGACGATCTGAAACAGAGAACAGAGGTAAGATCTGGATTTAACAATCATATCAGCGCTAATCttaacattttgatttattttgctaTGTTAAAACTGATTTTAATAAGTAAATACCCCATTACCTTGCCCATGATGGTGGTTTAGGTAATTCCTAGTGGATGGTTCAACTTGCTCTGCCAACTCCATGACTCCAGGGCCCTTTTATACAAAACCCCAGGGGCCATGATGTGTTGTTATTCAAATGTGCAAAGCTGATGAATTAGCAGTACAGACTTTTGCTGAACGCGGCCTATGAATGTGTAACAATGGTTCTCCATCCATACATTTCTGGCAGCAGTCATCTGCATTGTCTATTATAAGCATAAGCTTTGTTTGTGGTACATTCTCATTCAGAATGTTCCCCACATATGGTCTGATCATCACTGATGGAAAGAACGTGACATCAGGCCACATCTCTAACAAACCTGTGAGAGACCTAGAATCTGAATTAAACATACTgactttgtatttttgtattttcacaacAGCTTCACCCCACTGATAACAAATGATGATTTGTAAATCAAAAGAATGTTGTTTCATGCAATCAAATGTAaccaattttatttaaaaggcaATTTGTACGTTTGGAACAACATGAGATATCAAACAGGAAAGATACATAGCCTCTAACCAAACAGAACAGCTTAGTTCATAGGATTTATGAGCGGCACTACACCTTCATCAAATTAATGCAGATTGCTTCAGAAATTGGTGATTGCTGTGCAGTAATGTATAAAGATAAGTGAGTAATACCCAGGCATAGTGCTCGTTGTAACCCGGTGGGGTCCAACTTCTAATATTCACATAACAGCAGCGGAAGGAAACTTGGATTCAGTAGCATTTTCTTCTGCAGATTTTCTGGGAATTCATTTCAAATTTGCAATAAATTTGCAGAAGACTCGACCAGTGAATTGGTGTAACCTCTGACATGTTGACACTAAAAATGTATGATCAATAAGTAGACATGAAACTGGATTAGAACATTGGCTTGCACAATAAAACACCAATGCAAATTGAATgacataataacaataataaactttatttatacagtactTTTCAAACCAAAGTCACGAAGTACTTCCAGGATTACAAACGGGCACATAAAATCAGACAAttaaaaatattgcaatataaAATGGAATTAAATACCAAACAgagaagtgatttaaaagatgCCGCTTATTCTGCAAAGACATGGTGTATATATATGAGGGATACTGAGAAATATAAGCTATGAAAATATTGTACTATATATTGTAATCTACTTACTAAAATACTAGGTGACATATTTGGTAGGAAGGTTTGGGAAAAATaagtattgttattattgttaaaaGAAATGGTGTTGGCTATTCCAAAtttggagagaaaaaaggggaattaaatcacaaaaaaagaagGTTGTCACTCACAAATAATTGCACTTTCTCCCTGCGTTCTCCTGTTTGAACTTGAATAGCATGCAAGAGTAATTCCAGTTTACCATCGCTGGGATTACAATCTGCAATGTCTAATGTTAGTTTTCTGTCATGTGTTGGATGGACAGCCATAACTAGCCGTTCTTAAAACTACTGTCATAGGTAACTATAAAAGTAcgactttctctctctttctctttcccatTACTCATTATGTCTACCTCGCTCTGCgaactctgctgtgtgtgtgtgtgtgtgtgtgtgtgtgtgtgtgtgtgtgtgtgtgtgtgtgtgtgtgtgtgtgtgtttgtgtgtgtgttaaactgACGGAGAGAGTTGTGAGTTAGACTCATTGCTTGAACCAGGTTCTGGTGTTATGGATCAGGGCTGGCAGAGGGtaaatcatttattcattcaagtttattgttgttatttattgaATAGAACTACTATTAGTTTACt is part of the Micropterus dolomieu isolate WLL.071019.BEF.003 ecotype Adirondacks linkage group LG07, ASM2129224v1, whole genome shotgun sequence genome and harbors:
- the LOC123973578 gene encoding gamma-crystallin M1; protein product: MGKIVFYEERNFQGRSYECMSDCSDMSSYLSRCQSCRVESGCFMVYERPNYMGMQFFLRRGEYHDMQRMMSMGMMFDNIRSCRMIPYHRGQFRMRIYERENFGGQMNELMDDCDNIMDRYRMSDCMSSHVMDGHWLMYEHPHYRGRMMYLRPGEYRSFRDMGMSGMRWMSMRRITDMC